A single Crateriforma conspicua DNA region contains:
- a CDS encoding arginyltransferase translates to MRHPPKQPTATGTPYRMVIVQDMPQTCPYLPDQIARMPLQLPVVPIDPGFTDWTLDRGYRRSGDFVYRTRCAECQECQPTRIRVDDFCWTRSFRRVFKRGQRDLIQHWDRPVVTEDRVNLFNRHRTVRGLDHTDEAVDSHAYHAFLISSFGQVDEWSVWDGDRLIGISIVDVGQDCLSAVYTMFDPDYSRYSLGTYAILQQIVRAQREKLSFVYLGMYVQDNPHLNYKARFGPQERLRDGVWSTFDRETVTDQL, encoded by the coding sequence ATGCGTCATCCGCCCAAACAGCCGACGGCTACCGGGACGCCGTACCGAATGGTCATCGTGCAAGACATGCCTCAAACGTGTCCTTATTTGCCCGATCAAATCGCTCGAATGCCTCTGCAGTTGCCGGTGGTTCCCATCGACCCCGGCTTTACCGATTGGACGTTGGACCGTGGCTATCGACGCAGCGGTGATTTCGTCTATCGGACCCGATGTGCCGAGTGCCAGGAGTGTCAGCCGACGCGAATCCGTGTCGACGATTTTTGTTGGACCCGGTCCTTCCGGCGTGTCTTCAAACGTGGGCAGCGTGACCTGATCCAGCATTGGGATCGCCCCGTGGTGACCGAGGATCGCGTGAACTTGTTCAATCGCCACCGGACCGTCCGCGGGTTGGACCACACGGACGAAGCCGTCGACAGTCACGCCTATCATGCTTTTTTGATCTCGTCATTCGGCCAGGTCGATGAATGGAGCGTCTGGGACGGTGATCGGCTGATCGGCATTTCCATCGTCGACGTCGGGCAAGACTGTTTGTCGGCGGTCTACACGATGTTCGATCCGGACTACTCACGCTACAGCTTGGGAACCTACGCAATTTTGCAGCAGATCGTGCGTGCCCAGCGGGAAAAATTGTCGTTCGTCTATTTAGGCATGTACGTCCAAGACAATCCGCATCTGAATTACAAGGCAAGGTTTGGTCCTCAGGAACGTTTGCGGGACGGCGTTTGGTCGACCTTCGATCGCGAAACCGTGACCGACCAGCTTTAG